In the Streptomyces sp. f51 genome, one interval contains:
- a CDS encoding XRE family transcriptional regulator, protein MSDLDLLTQSLARNMKRWRTERGFTLEALAARAGVSRGMLIQIEQARTNPSLGTVVKIGDALGVSITTLLDYEQGPKVRIVPADQAVRLWHTDAGSYNRLLAGTEAPGPLEMWDWRLMPGEGSPSDPHPTGTVELVHVISGDMTLTVDGVEHRVPEGASVSFEADTPHTYANRGHVPVEMVMAVSVPLVH, encoded by the coding sequence GTGTCGGATCTCGACCTGCTGACTCAATCCCTGGCGCGCAACATGAAGCGCTGGCGCACAGAGCGCGGCTTCACTCTGGAGGCGCTCGCCGCCCGCGCCGGAGTCAGCCGCGGCATGCTCATCCAGATCGAGCAGGCCAGGACCAACCCCAGCCTGGGGACCGTCGTCAAGATCGGTGACGCGCTCGGCGTCAGCATCACCACCCTGCTCGACTACGAACAGGGGCCCAAGGTCCGGATCGTTCCCGCCGACCAGGCCGTACGGCTGTGGCACACCGACGCGGGCAGCTACAACCGGCTGCTGGCCGGGACGGAGGCGCCCGGTCCGCTGGAGATGTGGGACTGGCGGCTCATGCCGGGCGAGGGCAGTCCGTCCGACCCGCACCCCACGGGCACCGTCGAACTCGTGCACGTCATCTCGGGCGACATGACCCTCACCGTCGACGGGGTCGAGCACCGGGTGCCGGAGGGGGCGAGCGTGTCGTTCGAGGCCGACACCCCCCACACGTACGCCAACAGGGGGCACGTGCCCGTAGAGATGGTCATGGCGGTGTCGGTCCCCCTCGTGCACTGA
- a CDS encoding DMT family transporter, with product MTALFALATSLLWGLADFGGGLLTRRTPALTVVVASQSIAAVVLGAIVLATGGWSAAGPQLWFAVAAGLVGPVALLSFYKALALGPMGVVSPLGSLAVAVPIGVGLFLGERPGLTQIAGIAVAVAGVALAGGPQLRGAPVQRQAILLTLIAAAGFGTVFALIAEASSSVTGLFLALFVQRLTNVVTGGAALAFSVRRGARALPEGGFPWASLPALAFVGLADVAANGTYSVAAQHGPVTVAAVLASLYPVVTALAARGVLRERLRAVQATGAALALVGTVLLATG from the coding sequence GTGACAGCACTCTTCGCCCTGGCCACCAGCCTCCTGTGGGGCCTGGCCGACTTCGGCGGAGGCCTGCTGACCCGGCGCACCCCCGCGCTCACGGTGGTCGTCGCCTCCCAGTCGATCGCGGCGGTGGTCCTCGGCGCGATCGTGCTGGCCACCGGCGGCTGGAGCGCCGCGGGCCCGCAGCTGTGGTTCGCCGTCGCCGCCGGCCTGGTGGGCCCGGTCGCGCTGCTCTCCTTCTACAAGGCGCTCGCGCTCGGGCCGATGGGCGTCGTCTCGCCGCTCGGCTCGCTGGCCGTGGCGGTTCCCATCGGCGTCGGCCTCTTCCTCGGGGAGCGCCCGGGACTGACGCAGATCGCGGGCATCGCGGTCGCCGTGGCGGGTGTCGCCCTCGCCGGCGGTCCCCAGCTGCGGGGCGCGCCCGTGCAGCGGCAGGCGATCCTGCTGACCCTGATCGCGGCCGCCGGCTTCGGCACGGTGTTCGCGCTGATCGCGGAGGCGTCCTCCTCGGTCACCGGCCTGTTCCTGGCCCTGTTCGTGCAACGCCTGACCAATGTCGTCACCGGCGGCGCGGCCCTCGCCTTCTCCGTCCGGCGCGGCGCGCGGGCCCTTCCCGAGGGCGGGTTCCCCTGGGCCTCGCTGCCCGCGCTCGCCTTCGTGGGTCTCGCCGACGTCGCCGCCAACGGCACGTACTCGGTGGCCGCCCAGCACGGCCCGGTCACCGTCGCCGCCGTCCTCGCCTCGCTCTACCCGGTGGTCACGGCGCTGGCCGCGCGCGGTGTCCTCAGGGAACGGCTGCGGGCCGTCCAGGCCACCGGGGCGGCACTGGCGCTGGTCGGCACGGTGCTGCTGGCGACCGGCTGA
- a CDS encoding metalloregulator ArsR/SmtB family transcription factor, translating into MSARMHLSPAHDEHPRTPGEEQFALAAELLGLLADRTRLTLLHALTGGEADVTTLTETCGAARPAVSQHLARLRLAGLVNTRKEGRRVIYSLGDGHLRRVVDEALNLADHRLTDRPAHD; encoded by the coding sequence ATGAGCGCACGCATGCACCTGTCACCTGCGCACGATGAGCACCCGCGTACCCCGGGCGAGGAACAGTTCGCGCTCGCCGCCGAACTCCTCGGCCTGCTCGCCGACCGCACCCGCCTCACGCTGCTGCACGCGCTGACCGGGGGCGAGGCCGATGTCACGACGCTGACCGAGACGTGCGGAGCGGCTCGGCCGGCCGTCAGCCAGCATCTGGCCCGGCTCCGTCTGGCGGGGCTCGTGAACACGAGGAAGGAAGGACGCCGGGTGATCTACTCGCTCGGAGACGGGCATCTGCGCCGGGTGGTCGACGAGGCGCTGAACCTCGCCGATCACCGGCTCACCGACCGCCCGGCGCACGACTGA
- the ppk2 gene encoding polyphosphate kinase 2, translating to MTELLAGMRVDYTDHDDPVLIRPDGSPVDTWRENYPYEQRMERKEYEWHKRLQQIELLKLQSWIKLTGRRLVVVFEGRDAAGKGGTIKRFTEHLNPRGARVVALEKPTERERGQWYFQRYVEHLPTAGEIVMFDRSWYNRAGVERVMGFCTDDEYRRFMRQAPAFERMLVDDGVDLIKFWFSVSQSEQRTRFTIRQVDPVRQWKLSPMDLASLDLWDDYTAAKVAMFRETDTAQAPWTVVKSNDKKRARVEAMRSVLARFAYADKDHEVVGSPDPSIVGAAANLLEEGEGEDHVTAAGDGAVMGDGTLTR from the coding sequence ATGACGGAACTGCTGGCAGGGATGCGGGTGGACTACACCGACCACGACGACCCCGTCCTGATCCGGCCGGACGGCAGCCCGGTGGACACCTGGCGGGAGAACTACCCGTACGAGCAGCGCATGGAGCGCAAGGAGTACGAGTGGCACAAGCGTCTCCAGCAGATCGAGCTGCTGAAGCTCCAGAGCTGGATCAAGTTGACCGGCCGACGCCTCGTCGTCGTCTTCGAGGGGCGCGACGCGGCGGGCAAGGGCGGCACGATCAAGCGGTTCACCGAGCACCTCAACCCGCGCGGCGCCCGGGTGGTGGCGCTGGAGAAGCCGACCGAGCGGGAGCGCGGGCAGTGGTACTTCCAGCGCTACGTGGAGCATCTGCCGACCGCGGGCGAGATCGTGATGTTCGACCGGTCCTGGTACAACCGGGCGGGTGTGGAGCGGGTGATGGGCTTCTGCACCGACGACGAGTACCGCCGCTTCATGCGCCAGGCGCCCGCCTTCGAGCGGATGCTCGTCGACGACGGCGTGGACCTGATCAAGTTCTGGTTCTCGGTCTCCCAGAGTGAGCAGCGCACCCGCTTCACCATCCGTCAGGTCGACCCGGTACGGCAGTGGAAACTGAGCCCCATGGACCTGGCCTCGCTGGACCTCTGGGACGACTACACGGCGGCCAAGGTCGCCATGTTCCGCGAGACGGACACCGCGCAGGCGCCCTGGACCGTGGTGAAGAGCAACGACAAGAAGCGGGCCCGCGTCGAGGCCATGCGCAGTGTCCTGGCCCGTTTCGCCTACGCGGACAAGGACCACGAGGTCGTCGGCAGCCCCGACCCGAGCATCGTGGGCGCCGCGGCGAACCTGCTGGAGGAGGGCGAGGGCGAGGACCACGTCACCGCCGCGGGGGACGGCGCGGTCATGGGCGACGGCACGCTCACACGCTGA
- a CDS encoding GNAT family N-acetyltransferase, with the protein MPILRIEAPDDEARLADWRHVHNVIVPPAALSLDEVRERVRRYRLEVAYLGDVLVGCTTVRPPTDDTATATVIARVLAEHRGQGFGEELYARGLEQARASGARVIETVVLAANGDGLRFARRHGFTETERYVLPGETAEWVDLRLD; encoded by the coding sequence ATGCCCATCCTTCGCATCGAAGCGCCCGACGACGAGGCCCGCCTCGCGGACTGGCGGCACGTCCACAACGTGATCGTCCCGCCCGCCGCCCTGTCCCTGGACGAGGTGCGCGAACGCGTGCGGCGCTACCGCCTGGAGGTCGCCTACCTCGGCGACGTCCTCGTGGGCTGCACGACGGTTCGTCCGCCCACCGACGACACCGCGACGGCGACCGTGATCGCGCGCGTGCTGGCCGAGCACCGCGGGCAGGGTTTCGGTGAGGAGTTGTACGCACGGGGGCTGGAGCAGGCCCGCGCGTCGGGCGCCCGGGTGATCGAGACCGTGGTCCTCGCGGCCAACGGGGACGGTCTGCGCTTCGCCCGCCGGCACGGCTTCACGGAGACCGAGCGCTATGTCCTCCCCGGGGAGACCGCGGAGTGGGTGGACCTGAGGCTGGACTGA
- a CDS encoding YbaK/EbsC family protein — translation MRAPIGQFDHAFPAPDRLDELVRPVADAVRGWRGGTPAERIVYVETNPEWADTAVFVEHYGKELLDTSANCVVVAGRRGTETRLAACVVLSTTRVDVNGVVRRQLGARKASFAPMDVATGESGMEYGGITPVGLPDDWPVLVDSAVVALPYVLVGSGRRRGKLLVPGAAFAELPNAVVVEGLGVAV, via the coding sequence ATGCGCGCACCGATCGGACAGTTCGACCACGCCTTCCCCGCCCCCGACCGCCTGGACGAACTCGTCCGGCCCGTCGCCGACGCGGTGCGCGGGTGGCGCGGCGGCACACCCGCCGAGCGGATCGTCTACGTCGAGACGAACCCGGAGTGGGCCGACACCGCCGTCTTCGTCGAGCACTACGGCAAGGAACTGCTCGACACGTCCGCCAACTGCGTGGTCGTCGCGGGCAGACGCGGCACCGAGACGAGGCTGGCCGCGTGTGTCGTCCTGTCCACCACCCGCGTCGACGTCAACGGCGTCGTACGCCGGCAACTGGGCGCCCGCAAGGCCTCGTTCGCCCCGATGGACGTCGCGACGGGGGAGAGCGGCATGGAGTACGGCGGCATCACCCCCGTCGGACTCCCCGACGACTGGCCCGTGTTGGTCGACTCCGCCGTCGTCGCGCTGCCGTACGTGCTGGTGGGCAGTGGACGCCGGCGCGGCAAACTCCTGGTGCCCGGCGCCGCGTTCGCGGAGCTGCCGAACGCGGTGGTGGTGGAGGGCCTGGGCGTCGCCGTCTGA
- a CDS encoding cation diffusion facilitator family transporter yields the protein MRHLLSPHSHEAADKVDPALEASARGMRALWISLAVLGTTALVQAAVVMLSGSVALLGDTVHNAADALTALPLAVAFTLGRRAATRRFTYGYGRAEDLAGIMIVLTIAASGAFAAWAAVGRLLDPQPVRHLPVVAVAALLGFAGNEWVARYRIRVGREIGSAALVADGLHARTDGFASLAVLVGAGGAALGLPLADPLVGLAITAAILLVLRDAAREVFRRVMDAVEPELVDRAERALRQVPGVRDVGELRLRWIGHRLRAEVAVVVDGEATVRHAHDIAVDAEHALLHAVPKLTAALVHADPAPAPGEADPHQVLEHHTAA from the coding sequence CTGCGGCATCTCCTCTCCCCGCACTCCCACGAGGCGGCGGACAAGGTCGACCCGGCGTTGGAGGCCTCGGCCCGGGGCATGCGGGCGCTGTGGATCTCCCTGGCCGTCCTCGGCACAACGGCCCTGGTGCAGGCGGCCGTTGTCATGCTGTCCGGATCGGTCGCCCTGCTCGGCGACACCGTGCACAACGCGGCCGACGCCCTGACCGCCCTGCCCCTCGCGGTCGCCTTCACGCTCGGCCGCCGGGCGGCGACGAGGCGGTTCACCTACGGCTACGGGAGGGCGGAGGACCTGGCGGGCATCATGATCGTCCTGACGATCGCGGCCTCCGGGGCCTTCGCGGCCTGGGCTGCGGTCGGCCGGCTGCTCGATCCGCAGCCCGTGCGGCACCTGCCGGTGGTGGCCGTCGCCGCGCTCCTCGGCTTCGCCGGCAACGAGTGGGTCGCCCGGTACCGCATCCGTGTCGGACGTGAGATCGGCTCCGCCGCGCTCGTCGCGGACGGACTCCACGCCCGTACCGACGGGTTCGCCTCACTCGCCGTGCTGGTGGGCGCGGGCGGCGCGGCCCTCGGCCTGCCACTCGCCGACCCCCTGGTGGGGCTGGCGATCACGGCCGCGATCCTGCTCGTGCTGCGCGACGCCGCCAGGGAGGTCTTCCGGCGCGTGATGGACGCCGTGGAGCCGGAGTTGGTGGACCGGGCCGAGCGGGCGTTGCGGCAGGTCCCGGGGGTGCGTGACGTGGGCGAACTGCGGCTGCGCTGGATCGGGCACAGGCTGCGCGCCGAGGTGGCGGTGGTGGTGGACGGCGAGGCGACCGTACGTCACGCCCACGACATCGCCGTGGACGCCGAACACGCCCTGCTGCACGCCGTCCCGAAGCTGACCGCTGCCCTGGTCCACGCCGATCCGGCGCCTGCACCCGGCGAGGCGGACCCCCACCAGGTGCTGGAACATCACACGGCCGCGTGA